One genomic window of Leopardus geoffroyi isolate Oge1 chromosome C3, O.geoffroyi_Oge1_pat1.0, whole genome shotgun sequence includes the following:
- the PLXNA2 gene encoding plexin-A2 isoform X5 — MRPRRICVLVPAPLRMEQRKPWPRAAEVDGWSVVLLSVVWVLLAPGAAGMPQFSTFHSENRDWTFNHLTVHRGTGAVYVGAINRVYKLTGNLTIQVAHKTGPEEDNKSCYPPLIVQPCSEVLTLTNNVNKLLIIDYSENRLLACGSLYQGVCKLLRLDDLFILVEPSHKKEHYLSSVNKTGTMYGVIVRSDGEDGKLFIGTAVDGKQDYFPTLSSRKLPRDPESSAMLDYELHSDFVSSLIKIPSDTLALVSHFDIFYIYGFASGGFVYFLTVQPETPEGVAINSAGDLFYTSRIVRLCKDDPKFHSYVSLPFGCTRAGVEYRLLQAAYLAKPGDSLAQAFNISGQDDVLFAIFSKGQKQYHHPPDDSALCAFPIRAINLQIKERLQSCYQGEGNLELNWLLGKDVQCTKAPVPIDDNFCGLDINQPLGGSTPVEGLTLYTTSRDRMTSVASYVYNGYSVVFVGTKSGKLKKASWVPRTGLLKAGNGSTWSAPGRRHIFTESPHTPTPGHCIPPLDHDRWRERGRGFLSRAPADPGEGSPDLPEPF, encoded by the exons ATGAGACCCCGGAGGATCTGTGTCCTCGTCCCCGCCCCACTCAGAATGGAACAGAGGAAGCCCTGGCCACGGGCTGCAGAGGTTGACGGCTGGTCTGTGGTCCTGCTCTCTGTGGTCTGGGTGCTGCTGGCCCCCGGGGCGGCCGGCATGCCTCAGTTCAGCACCTTCCACTCGGAGAACCGGGACTGGACCTTCAACCACCTGACCGTCCACCGAGGCACGGGCGCGGTGTACGTGGGGGCCATCAACCGGGTGTACAAGCTGACGGGCAACCTGACCATCCAGGTGGCTCACAAGACGGGGCCGGAAGAGGACAACAAGTCCTGTTACCCGCCCCTCATCGTGCAGCCCTGCAGCGAGGTGCTGACCCTCACCAACAACGTCAACAAGCTGCTGATCATCGACTACTCGGAGAACCGCCTGCTGGCCTGCGGGAGCCTCTACCAGGGCGTGTGCAAGCTGCTGCGGCTGGACGACCTCTTCATCCTGGTGGAGCCCTCGCACAAGAAGGAGCACTACCTGTCCAGCGTCAACAAGACCGGCACGATGTACGGCGTGATCGTGCGCTCCGACGGCGAGGACGGCAAGCTGTTCATCGGCACGGCGGTGGACGGCAAGCAGGATTACTTCCCGACCCTGTCCAGCAGGAAGCTGCCCCGCGACCCCGAGTCCTCCGCCATGCTCGACTACGAGCTGCACAGCGACTTCGTCTCCTCCCTCATCAAGATCCCCTCCGACACCCTGGCCCTGGTCTCCCACTTCGACATCTTCTACATCTACGGCTTCGCCAGCGGGGGCTTCGTCTACTTCCTCACGGTGCAGCCGGAGACCCCCGAGGGCGTGGCCATCAACTCGGCGGGGGACCTGTTCTACACGTCCCGCATCGTGCGCCTCTGCAAGGACGACCCCAAGTTCCACTCCTACGTGTCCCTGCCCTTCGGCTGCACGCGGGCCGGGGTGGAGTACCGCCTCCTGCAGGCCGCTTACCTCGCCAAGCCCGGGGACTCCCTGGCCCAGGCCTTCAACATCAGCGGCCAGGATGACGTGCTCTTTGCCATCTTCTCCAAAGGCCAGAAGCAGTATCACCACCCTCCCGACGACTCTGCCCTCTGTGCCTTCCCCATCCGGGCCATCAACCTGCAGATCAAGGAGCGCTTGCAGTCCTGCTACCAGGGCGAGGGCAACCTGGAGCTCAACTGGCTGCTGGGGAAGGATGTCCAGTGCACCAAGGCG cccgTCCCCATTGATGACAACTTCTGTGGACTGGACATCAACCAGCCTCTTGGAGGCTCGACTCCAGTGGAGGGACTGACCCTGTATACCACCAGCCGGGACCGCATGACCTCAGTGGCCTCCTACGTTTACAATGGCTACAGCGTGGTTTTTGTGGGGACGAAGAGTGGCAAGCTGAAAAAG gCCTCTTGGGTCCCAAGAACCGGTCTTCTGAAAGCTGGGAACGGCAGCACTTGGTCGGCACCCGGAAGGAGGCATATTTTTACAGaatccccccacacccccaccccgggccactGCATCCCTCCGCTTGACCAtgacaggtggagagagagggggcgtGGGTTTCTATCGAGAGCCCCAGCTGACCCCGGGGAAGGAAGTCCAGATCTCCCGGAGCCATTCTGA